DNA from Polaribacter sp. NJDZ03:
AATATTAGCGTTTGCCATAATCTTCCCATTCTTCCATTACCATCTAAAAATGGATGTATGAATTCCATTTCATAATGAAAAACACAACTTTTAATTAATTCAATTTCGTCTGACTTTTTCAAATATTCAAAAAGGTCTTTCATTAAATAAGGAAGGTTTCTAAAAGGAGGAGCTACATGTTCTACTTTAGAACCTTTTACAATACCAACACTTTGTTTCCTATATTTCCCTGCATCTTCAATAAGGTCTTTCATTAAGTTTTTATGCGCTTTTAAAAAAGATTTTTCATTAGATGGTTTATAAATATCTAAATTTTCGTAGATTTCTATGGCATTTAAAACTTCAAGTACATCTTTTTTTGGACCAATAACTCTTTTGTTTTCAAGAAGCGCTGTTATTTGTTCTTCGGTAAGTGTATTACCTTCAATTCTTAAAGAAGAATGAATAGTTTTAATTCTATTTTGTTTCCTTAATTTTGGAGAAGGTTTATTTAACAAGTTGGCATTTACTTCACCTATTTTTTCTGAAATAGAAGTTATTAATTTTAAAATAGAAGAAGTTATTTCGTAAGGTGGTTTCATAGTGATACTATCATTTGATAGTATCAAATATACAATCATTTAACTATACTTATTGGATGAAACGGGATTTTTTAATTGAGCAAAACAT
Protein-coding regions in this window:
- a CDS encoding Fic family protein, producing the protein MKPPYEITSSILKLITSISEKIGEVNANLLNKPSPKLRKQNRIKTIHSSLRIEGNTLTEEQITALLENKRVIGPKKDVLEVLNAIEIYENLDIYKPSNEKSFLKAHKNLMKDLIEDAGKYRKQSVGIVKGSKVEHVAPPFRNLPYLMKDLFEYLKKSDEIELIKSCVFHYEMEFIHPFLDGNGRMGRLWQTLILMEKYPIFEFLPFETLISNDQEKYYKALAESDKSGKSTKFIEYMLGVIDISISELLNFNNRTLNEKDRLEYFVSLNKIQFTRKNYMDIFKDISSATASRDLKKGTELNLFEKIGEKNKTIYRIK